The Pseudanabaena yagii GIHE-NHR1 genome segment CTTTGGCAGCGCGATCGGCTAGCTGGCGAACTTCATCAGCAACGATCGCAAAACCACGACCTGCATCACCCGCTCTTGCTGCTTCAATACTAGCGTTAAGTGCGAGTAAGTTAGTACGCGAAGCAATCTGGGAAATCAAACCAACGATCTTAGAAATTTCTTGGGACGACTCACCTAGTCGTTTTACCTTACGAGTGGTTTCCGCAACCGTTTCGCGAATGTCGAGAATACCAGCTACGGTGCGTTCTACGGCTTCACCACCCTTAATCGCGGTTTCCGACGCAAGTTTTGCCACCTGATCCGCTTCACGGGCGCTTTCAGCTACACGCTGAATCGATTCCGTCATCATTTGCACTGAATTTAAGGTAACGCTTAGCTCTTCTGCTTGGCGTAATGCGTCTGATGACAAGCTGCGGGCAAATGCTTCATTTTCGCGAGAGCTTTCGTTTACCTGACGCGCCGCGATTTTTACTTGGTTAACAATTTCGCGCAGGTTTTGAATGGTGAGGTTAAAGGAGTCAGCAACCGCACCGAGGACATCGGCTGTTACCTCTGCCTGTACCGTCAAGTCACCACGCGCCGCACCTTCTACGTCGTCGAGTAAGCGGATTACCTGACGTTGGAGATCCTCTTTTGCCTGTTCTTGTTCGGCGGCTTTACGCTGTGCTTCGTTGGTGTTAGATACGATTGACTGAATCATCTGGTTAAAACTTGCGGCGAGTCTACCAAATTCATCTTCGCTATAAATAGAAGCCCTTGGAGTCATATCACCACGGATGACTGACTCAAACTGAGATTGTAAGTTTTCGGTTGATTGTTCGATCAGTCTCGATGAGCGTTTGCCCAATCCCCATGCCATCGAGCCACTAGCGATCGCTGCCGCCCCTGCCATCATCCAACCCGTATTTCTTACCTGTTCACGGGTTGAATTATCTTTGATTGAGCCGATCGCAAAGTTAGTTACTATACCTGCCGCTACCATTGCCACTACGCCTGAAGCGATCGCTGTGATCAGGGTCTTGGTTTTCAAAGGCATATTGTCAAAGGGAGAAAATAGCCCACCTTGCTCGGAGGCTTCGGCGGTGACATCCACACCACGCTTTGTGCCTACGGGGGAATTAATTGCTCCCAACCCAAATAGCTCTGCTTCATTGCCAGTTTGATTAAATCGTCCTGCTGAGATATCTGAGCCAACGACTGCTGTCGTATTAGTAGACCTGACTGAGGTAGCAAAGTCTTGACTACCAAAATCAGATATGGAGCGATCCGAAGCCATTTGGGTTGCGTCGGAATCACTGAACGAATTAGAAAAAGATGATTCACTAATGTCTTCAAAATCATCAAACTCATCCATGAACACAACATCAGTATCTGAGTTCAAGTTCCCAGATGTATTGTTGCTAGAAGATTTATAGTTGGAATTAAAGCTCCCTGAACCTGTGATTTGTGTCTCGGCACTATAGCCATAATCACTAGAGCCATTCATTGAAACATCAGAATTAAAATCATCAAAATCAAAATCGTTGGTGGTATGGCTATGTCCACCACTATCACCTGAAGACCAAGACCCCTGCATATAAGTTGATTGAGCGTTATAGCTATTGTCATTGTCATAAGCATATTGCTTATTTCTAAACTCGTCGTTTGACGAGCTAACCATATCCGCTAAGTTATTGTCACTATAACTATCATCGATATCTAATCTTTCCTTGGCAGCAGCAATGCCACTATGAGCATATTCAAGAATTGAATTGTCATCAGTTAGTTGTAAAACGGTTTCATATTCACCGATTGAATCTTGATAGCGTTCTAGGGCGAGATTAATATGAGCATGAAGTAACCGATACATAGGCTCACTAGGACATGCTTGGACAAGCTCCTGTGTTAATTTTGCAGCTTGATTGTAATCTCCTTGCATGTAGGCTAAGGAAGCCTTTTCGTATTCTTTTTGGTGCTGTGTACTTGATGCCATGTGCCTTCTCCTAAAATCCCTAAAATCTCTGCCATTTGCCCGAAACTATCTTGAAATCATCTATGATGCCCACCGTGCCGATCGCAAAATATTGACTTGATCTAGCAACTTTAGAGGCTCACTGCCTTCCATTATCCATTCACCTTTGATAAATGGAGCCATACTGTCAGTGCTGTTTCTAGAAACGGTTAGCTGGGAAGGGTCAAGCCAAGCCATGACACCAATTTGTTCTACTGCTAAACCTAACATCATGCCTTGATCCTCGATCGCAATGATAGAAATTTCTGCCCGATCTGTATTGACAGGAGGCACTTCTCCCAAAAACTGCCCGAGATCACCTACCCAGATAACTCTACCCCGAATATTAACTGTACCTAGCAGTAGGGGGGAGACATTTGGCATAGGGTTAATTCGATCTGGAGCAAATTCTAAAACTTGACTAACTCCAATTGCAGGCAAGGCAAATTCAATCCCAGAAGCTACAAAAAACCTTAAATGCAGCTCACCTTCTGGTGCTTCGATACCTTGGTCAAAGTCAGTCGCCTGATCTTGTCCGATGCCGGGGAAGAAATCTTGGTTTCCAACCATAATTTGGGAAGCTCTACCTTGCAAAATTGCAACTTTTGATGTCTTGAATTTTATAAGTTTTAAGCTTTAGAAAATCTTAAAGTATTGATGTTAATGAACCATCCCTGAATAATCAAGAATTGATTCAAGAATTGTTCAAGGTTTTAGCACTTGTACTGAAATTCTTAAGCTTTTCTAAGTAACTGTTTGACAGTCCCAACTAACTCTTGAGGCTGAAATGGCTTGGCAATATAGGCATCAGCGCCTTGCTTCATTCCCCAGTAGCGATCAAATTCTTCACCTTTAGATGAGCACATTACGACGGGAACGCGCTCAGTTTTAGGATCGGTTTTGATGCGACGGCATAGTTCATAGCCATTCATGCGGGGCATGACAATGTCCATAACTACGATATCTGGGCAACTGCCTTGCATTTGCTCTAGTGCTTCTATGCCGTCACCTGCTGTTTTGACGATTAAACCACTACCCTTAAGTAAGTCTTCAATCATTTCTCTCTGTGTGACACTATCTTCAACCACCAGAACTGTACTCATACATGAATGCCCCGATAGGATTCTTCCACTAGCAACTCACTCAACAACATATTAGTTAGGCTTATGTCAGGCAGTACAAAGATCTACCTACCATAGCTTCTAGATTACTATTTATTAAGTTAACGTTTAATTATTCATTAAACTGCTCATATTTTAGTCTCATTTGATAAAGACAATTCATTTAGAGCTGAAAGTCAAGACACAAAATAGCATGTATGGTGCTATGTGCTTGCATGAAAAACAAATAATTTACTGAAAATACCATAAAAACACAGGCTCAGAATAATTTAAAACTATAGGAGAGGGTTTGCTACGCAAACCCTCTCCTATAGTTTTAAAAGCCAGCCTAACCATAACATCAGGATTGGACTTGGACGCTACGATTTAGGTAGCTCGATCTAGCGTGCGGTATTGCACTGCTTCTGCCACATGCACTACTTGAATATTTTCAGTATTCGCTAAATCAGCGATCGTGCGCGATACCTTAAGAATGCGATCAGTGGCACGAGCCGATAAGCCTAGTCGTTTAATGGCTGCTTCTAAGAGTTCCCGAGAAGGATCATCTAATTTGCACCATTGGCGCAAGTGCCTTGATTGCATCTGAGCATTACAGTTAACCCTAGCCTCGCTTTGAAAGCGGTTTTGTTGGATTTTGCGAGATGCCTGTACTCTTTTTTTGACTGCACTAGAGTCTTCTCCCTCAGTTGATCGCGTCATTTCATCGGGCTTTAAGCGGGCGACAGTTACTTGGAGATCAATACGATCCATTAAAGGTCCTGATAGCTTTGCCCAATATTGCTCACGCTGACGTGGTGTGCAGGTACAGGGTTGGACAGCATCGCCATAGTAACCACATTGACATGGGTTTGTACTCGCGACTAACGTGAACTGTGCTGGGAAGGTAACAGATTGACGGGTACGGGAAATGCTCACAAATCCATCTTCGAGGGGTTGGCGCAAAAATTCCAATACGTCCCTTTTAAACTCAGTCAGCTCATCCAAAAAAAGCACCCCATTTGTTGCAAGTGTTATTTCTCCTGGGCGGGGAAAGCTGCCACCACCTACAAGTGAGGGACCTGAGGCGGAATGGTGGGGGCTACGAAAAGGGCGATCGCTAACTAAGCCCTTACCTTTTAATAATCCTGCGACTGAATGGATTCTGGTTACTTCTAGAGCCTCGTCGAAATTCATATTGGGCAAAATGCTAGGCAAGCGTCTTGCTAATAGAGTTTTGCCAGAACCAGGGGGACCAACAAAAATCAGGTTGTGTCCACCTGCGGCAGCGATTTCTAGGGCGCGGCGAGCATGTTGTTGACCTTTGACATCTTTTAGATCTAGCTTAAATTCGCTGTCATTCCATTTCATTTCAGGGTTAGCGACTACGGGTTGATATTTTTCGGGATGCGCCAGAAAATCACCAACCTCAGTAATACTTTGCAATCCATACACTGCTAAATCTTTGACAAGTGCTGCTTCTTGGGCATTTTCCTTAGGCACAACGATCCCAACCATGCCTAATCGTTTAGCCGCCGCTGTGATCGGTAGTACACCTGACACAGGTCGTAGGGAACCATCAAGGGAGACTTCGCCTAAGAATAAGTGA includes the following:
- a CDS encoding response regulator transcription factor; this encodes MSTVLVVEDSVTQREMIEDLLKGSGLIVKTAGDGIEALEQMQGSCPDIVVMDIVMPRMNGYELCRRIKTDPKTERVPVVMCSSKGEEFDRYWGMKQGADAYIAKPFQPQELVGTVKQLLRKA
- a CDS encoding methyl-accepting chemotaxis protein, which gives rise to MASSTQHQKEYEKASLAYMQGDYNQAAKLTQELVQACPSEPMYRLLHAHINLALERYQDSIGEYETVLQLTDDNSILEYAHSGIAAAKERLDIDDSYSDNNLADMVSSSNDEFRNKQYAYDNDNSYNAQSTYMQGSWSSGDSGGHSHTTNDFDFDDFNSDVSMNGSSDYGYSAETQITGSGSFNSNYKSSSNNTSGNLNSDTDVVFMDEFDDFEDISESSFSNSFSDSDATQMASDRSISDFGSQDFATSVRSTNTTAVVGSDISAGRFNQTGNEAELFGLGAINSPVGTKRGVDVTAEASEQGGLFSPFDNMPLKTKTLITAIASGVVAMVAAGIVTNFAIGSIKDNSTREQVRNTGWMMAGAAAIASGSMAWGLGKRSSRLIEQSTENLQSQFESVIRGDMTPRASIYSEDEFGRLAASFNQMIQSIVSNTNEAQRKAAEQEQAKEDLQRQVIRLLDDVEGAARGDLTVQAEVTADVLGAVADSFNLTIQNLREIVNQVKIAARQVNESSRENEAFARSLSSDALRQAEELSVTLNSVQMMTESIQRVAESAREADQVAKLASETAIKGGEAVERTVAGILDIRETVAETTRKVKRLGESSQEISKIVGLISQIASRTNLLALNASIEAARAGDAGRGFAIVADEVRQLADRAAKASKEIEQIVLQIQSETSNVQQAMEVGTQQVIDGTKRAEQARQSLTDIIQVSHRIETLVLSITEDTVKQTETSRTVSQVMQSVELTAQETSQESQRVSASLQNLVGVARSLQDSVERFRVDSGDKTGGR
- a CDS encoding YifB family Mg chelatase-like AAA ATPase — translated: MLARVWSATILGIDAIQVGVEVDVSGGLPGITLVGLPDTAVQESRERVKAAIKNAGYAFPMRKIVINLTPADLRKEGPIFDLPISIGILAASEQVDPQLLGDHLFLGEVSLDGSLRPVSGVLPITAAAKRLGMVGIVVPKENAQEAALVKDLAVYGLQSITEVGDFLAHPEKYQPVVANPEMKWNDSEFKLDLKDVKGQQHARRALEIAAAGGHNLIFVGPPGSGKTLLARRLPSILPNMNFDEALEVTRIHSVAGLLKGKGLVSDRPFRSPHHSASGPSLVGGGSFPRPGEITLATNGVLFLDELTEFKRDVLEFLRQPLEDGFVSISRTRQSVTFPAQFTLVASTNPCQCGYYGDAVQPCTCTPRQREQYWAKLSGPLMDRIDLQVTVARLKPDEMTRSTEGEDSSAVKKRVQASRKIQQNRFQSEARVNCNAQMQSRHLRQWCKLDDPSRELLEAAIKRLGLSARATDRILKVSRTIADLANTENIQVVHVAEAVQYRTLDRAT
- a CDS encoding chemotaxis protein CheW, which translates into the protein MVGNQDFFPGIGQDQATDFDQGIEAPEGELHLRFFVASGIEFALPAIGVSQVLEFAPDRINPMPNVSPLLLGTVNIRGRVIWVGDLGQFLGEVPPVNTDRAEISIIAIEDQGMMLGLAVEQIGVMAWLDPSQLTVSRNSTDSMAPFIKGEWIMEGSEPLKLLDQVNILRSARWAS